One window of the Hemitrygon akajei chromosome 5, sHemAka1.3, whole genome shotgun sequence genome contains the following:
- the LOC140727419 gene encoding general transcription factor II-I repeat domain-containing protein 2-like, with protein sequence MAERKVDFENRGFQGRWEAEYMFADIKGKPVCLVCGDGVAVIKEYNVRQHYETKHHDKYKHLDKKQKLQKLATNLQQQLVGKGRDFIAYSLAVDESRDTSDTAQLSIFIRGVDSSLCVTEELLGLRTMHGTTTGKDLFEEVSNCVNIMRLPWDKLVGLTTDGAPAMCGQKSGLVGRIREKMREENGAGELTAYHCIIHQESLCGKALKMEHIMSTITRAVNFIRAKGLNHREFKSFLEELGSEYNDLPYHTEVRWLSQGKVLKRCFELREEICQFMESKGKDTTELQDKKLLCEMAFLCDITSHLNALNLQLQGRGRVITDMHAAVRAFKTKLRLWETQMQQENLSHFPCCQTMKEQVSTAVFPRAKFAEKLSILGADFTRRFADCETQKSRFELLSNPFAADVESAPTNIQMELIELQCSDTLKAKYDSVGAAQFLRFIPDTMPQLRTQAAQMLSMFGSTYLCEQLFSLMKIRFTLMADQ encoded by the exons ATGGCTGAACGAAAGGTGGACTTTGAAAACAGGGGTTTTCAAGGCAGGTGGGAGGCAGAGTATATGTTCGCAGATATAAAGGGCAAACCTGTTTGTCTTGTGTGCGGAGACGGTGTGGCTGTAATTAAAGAATATAACGTAAGACAACACTATGAAACGAAACACCACGACAAATACAAGCATCTGGACAAGAAACAGAAgctccagaag CTTGCCACCAATCTACAACAACAActggtggggaagggaagagattTCATCGCATATTCCCTTGCTGTGGATGAGAGCAGGGACACTTCTGATACTGCCCAATTGTCAATTTTCATTCGTGGAGTGGACTCAAGTCTGTGTGTAACAGAGGAACTTTTGGGATTAAGAACAATGCATGGCACAACTACTGGAAAAGATCTCTTTGAAGAGGTATCCAATTGTGTAAATATAATGAGGCTGCCTTGGGATAAACTTGTGGGACTGACGACAGATGGAGCGCCCGCAATGTGCGGTCAAAAGAGTGGATTGGTGGGCAGGATCCGGGAGAAGATGCGGGAGGAAAATGGCGCAGGTGAGCTGACAGcttatcactgcatcatacaccaggaatcgttgtgtggcaaagccttgaaaatggaacatataatgagcaccataacacgagcagttaacttcataagagccaaaggtttgaatcaccgcgagttcaagtcgtttctggaggagttgggttcagaatataatgatttgccctatcacacagaggtgcgatggttaagccaaggaaaagtgctgaaaagatgtttcgagttgcgtgaggagatctgtcagttcatggaaagcaaagggaaagacacaacagagctccaggataaaaagttgctttgtgaaatggcgtttctgtgtgacatcacgagccatctcaatgcgctcaacctgcagcttcaggggcggggtcgtgtgatcacagacatgcacgctgcagtgagggcttttaaaaccaagctgcgcctgtgggagacgcagatgcagcaagaaaacttgagccattttccgtgttgccaaactatgaaagagcaggtttctaccgcagtgttcccacgtgcaaagtttgctgaaaaaCTTAGCATACTTGGTGCCGACTTCACACGGCGATTTGCCGACTGTGAAACCCAAAAAAGCAGGTTTGAACTGCTCAGTAATCCATTTGCAGCTGACGTGGAAAGCGCACCAACCAACATACAAATGGAGCTGATTGAACTCCAATGTAGTGACACACTCAAGGCAAAGTATGACTCGGTGGGCGCTGCACAGTTTCTACGTTTCATTCCCGACACAATGCCCCAGCTGCGTACCCAAGCTGCTCAAATGCTCTCTATGTTtggcagcacatatctgtgtgaacaactattctctttgatgaagataa GATTTACATTGATGGCGGATCAATAA